The Salinibaculum sp. SYNS191 genome has a window encoding:
- a CDS encoding glycosyltransferase family 87 protein: MPGRCSDSATSATRWSRTPAIGINFDVYRAAAADLWAGERVYGHSPIGNSDFTYRYPPVLLVWFSAYLLVPPVAGYLVHVLGTLAAGAALGYLLVGETERLGATLATADRALVVGFATVGSYVAPSLLYGNVNHHVGLAVAGGLVLLSSSRKALAGATLALAALPKVFPAGVGAWLLWRREWLATAAALATGLGALAAGAVLFGPARTWRYFTTELLPRAGSGAFAGGLPATSELVSLRRPLSVLVPGAGETALAVAALAVVAPVVLYVYSGASGETGRLVAVFVTLACLLVVLPSYSLYWAVLLYPLVPLLYVLDSPAGDLFAAGALVTTLTLKLPDVAVLVRSLPLPEETAGVLLAGAEAVYTVGTPVLWGTAAMVAACVWWTATE; this comes from the coding sequence GTGCCGGGACGCTGTTCGGACTCGGCTACCTCGGCTACACGCTGGTCGCGAACCCCCGCCATCGGCATCAACTTCGACGTCTACCGGGCGGCCGCCGCGGACCTGTGGGCGGGCGAGCGCGTCTACGGTCACTCGCCGATAGGTAACTCCGACTTCACCTACCGCTACCCGCCGGTACTGCTCGTGTGGTTCTCCGCGTACCTGCTGGTGCCACCGGTCGCCGGCTATCTCGTCCACGTCCTCGGTACGCTCGCCGCCGGAGCGGCGCTCGGGTACCTGCTCGTCGGCGAGACGGAACGGCTGGGGGCCACGCTGGCGACGGCCGACCGGGCCCTCGTCGTCGGCTTCGCCACCGTCGGGTCCTACGTCGCGCCCTCGCTGCTCTACGGGAACGTCAACCACCACGTCGGACTGGCCGTGGCTGGCGGGCTCGTCCTGCTCTCGTCCTCCCGAAAGGCGCTCGCGGGTGCGACGCTTGCTCTCGCCGCGCTCCCGAAGGTGTTTCCGGCCGGCGTGGGCGCGTGGCTCCTCTGGCGGCGGGAGTGGTTGGCTACCGCGGCGGCCCTCGCGACGGGCCTCGGCGCGCTCGCGGCCGGTGCGGTCCTGTTCGGTCCGGCACGGACCTGGCGGTATTTCACGACAGAGTTGCTTCCCCGGGCCGGGAGCGGGGCCTTCGCCGGGGGCCTGCCCGCGACGAGCGAACTGGTGTCCCTCCGGCGGCCGCTCTCCGTGCTCGTCCCGGGAGCGGGCGAGACGGCATTGGCCGTCGCTGCCCTGGCCGTCGTAGCACCGGTAGTCCTGTACGTGTACAGTGGCGCGTCCGGGGAAACCGGCCGACTCGTCGCTGTCTTCGTGACCCTGGCCTGTCTGCTCGTCGTCTTGCCCTCCTACTCGCTGTACTGGGCGGTGCTGCTGTACCCGCTCGTTCCGCTGCTGTACGTCCTCGACTCGCCGGCGGGGGACCTGTTCGCGGCCGGCGCGCTCGTCACGACGCTGACGCTCAAACTCCCCGACGTCGCCGTCCTAGTGCGGTCGCTGCCGCTCCCGGAGGAGACGGCTGGCGTCCTGCTCGCGGGTGCCGAGGCTGTCTACACCGTCGGGACCCCGGTGCTGTGGGGGACCGCGGCGATGGTCGCAGCCTGCGTCTGGTGGACCGCGACCGAGTGA
- a CDS encoding mechanosensitive ion channel family protein produces the protein MAVVLQFGDLLSDALGRYSAVVSEIVRFLGVTVAVYLVGRALVVPVVLRVVRSRNENNPTLLTATETYLQVLLVGIAVLSGLVGAGYGTVLVNTDSAILLAALTFAFGVAGQEVFGSLISGFFLVADPDFNVGDWVSWPGGEGTVEAVDFRVTRIRTVNNETITVPNTELTNNTLRRPFGRENYRITERAFVAYGEDTERALLELQQLAANDESVLEEPPPASRIVELGPDNVTVQAEFWVGEPARENVADIRSDFRRRVKRRFDEEGLTLGPPAGRELSGSVTVRDDGHRD, from the coding sequence ATGGCTGTGGTGCTCCAGTTCGGCGACCTGCTCTCGGACGCGCTCGGCCGGTACAGCGCAGTGGTATCCGAGATAGTCCGGTTTCTCGGCGTGACCGTGGCCGTGTACCTGGTCGGGCGGGCGCTGGTCGTTCCGGTCGTCCTGCGCGTCGTCCGCTCGCGCAACGAGAACAACCCCACGCTGTTGACCGCCACGGAGACGTACCTCCAGGTGTTGCTCGTCGGCATCGCCGTCCTCTCCGGCCTCGTCGGTGCCGGCTACGGGACGGTGCTGGTGAACACGGACTCGGCAATCCTGCTGGCTGCGCTGACCTTCGCCTTCGGCGTCGCCGGACAGGAGGTCTTCGGCTCGCTCATCAGCGGGTTCTTCCTGGTCGCGGACCCGGACTTCAACGTCGGCGACTGGGTCTCCTGGCCCGGCGGCGAGGGTACCGTCGAGGCCGTCGACTTCCGTGTGACGCGCATCCGGACGGTGAACAACGAGACGATAACCGTCCCGAACACGGAACTGACGAACAACACGCTTCGGCGGCCGTTCGGCCGGGAGAACTACCGCATCACGGAACGGGCTTTCGTCGCCTACGGGGAGGACACCGAACGGGCGCTGCTCGAACTCCAGCAACTCGCCGCGAACGACGAGAGCGTCCTCGAAGAGCCGCCGCCGGCCTCGCGCATCGTGGAACTCGGCCCCGACAACGTCACGGTGCAGGCCGAGTTCTGGGTCGGGGAGCCCGCCCGCGAGAACGTCGCCGACATCCGCTCGGACTTCCGCCGGCGCGTCAAACGCCGCTTCGACGAGGAGGGCCTGACGCTCGGGCCGCCCGCGGGTCGGGAACTCTCTGGGTCGGTGACCGTCAGGGACGACGGCCACCGGGACTAA
- the tpiA gene encoding triose-phosphate isomerase — protein MFVLVNLKAYPCDPVAVAEAAAAVAETSDASVAIAPQAAHIDRVADTGVETWAQHVSPNAHGSHTGSTLAEAASDAGATGTLLNHSENRLKLADIDASLDAADRVDFDTVVCANNPDQIAAAAALGPDAVAVEPPELIGTGTPVSKADPDIVRDAVEAAESVDPSVDVYCGAGISTGEDVVAAADLGADGVLLASGVAKADDPQAALADLVEPL, from the coding sequence ATGTTCGTACTCGTCAATCTGAAGGCGTACCCCTGTGACCCGGTCGCAGTGGCAGAGGCCGCCGCTGCCGTCGCCGAGACGTCGGACGCGTCGGTCGCAATCGCACCGCAGGCGGCGCACATCGACCGCGTCGCCGACACCGGCGTCGAGACGTGGGCACAGCACGTCAGCCCGAACGCCCACGGCAGCCACACCGGCAGCACGCTCGCGGAGGCCGCCAGCGACGCCGGCGCGACCGGCACGCTCCTGAACCACTCCGAGAACCGCCTGAAACTCGCGGACATCGACGCCAGCCTCGACGCCGCGGACCGCGTCGACTTCGACACGGTGGTCTGTGCAAACAACCCCGACCAGATTGCGGCGGCGGCAGCACTGGGCCCCGACGCAGTCGCCGTGGAACCGCCGGAACTCATCGGCACCGGGACGCCCGTCAGCAAGGCCGACCCCGACATCGTCCGAGACGCCGTCGAGGCCGCGGAGTCTGTCGACCCCAGCGTCGACGTCTACTGTGGCGCGGGCATCTCGACGGGCGAGGACGTGGTGGCGGCGGCCGACCTCGGAGCCGACGGCGTCCTCCTCGCCAGCGGCGTCGCGAAGGCGGACGACCCCCAGGCCGCGCTCGCTGACCTGGTCGAACCGCTGTAG
- a CDS encoding response regulator gives MTPRGATVLIVEDERELADLYADYLRDSYDVDVAYSGEEAIEMVTDAYDVVLLDRRMPVVSGNEVLAAIEERDIDCRVAMVTAVNPDFDIIDLGIDDYLVKPVTRQEVRDTVDRLLTIQEYNERVQELTAKKLKRNVLEVEQPAGNLQNSEEFARLTDEIEVLEREVEHIAADLDAEDLDRSL, from the coding sequence GTGACACCGAGGGGAGCGACGGTTCTGATAGTCGAGGACGAGCGCGAGTTGGCGGACCTCTACGCCGACTATCTGCGCGACAGCTACGACGTCGACGTGGCCTACAGCGGCGAGGAGGCCATCGAGATGGTCACGGACGCCTACGACGTGGTCCTGCTCGACCGCCGGATGCCCGTCGTCTCCGGAAACGAGGTCCTGGCGGCCATCGAGGAGCGCGACATCGACTGCCGGGTGGCGATGGTGACGGCGGTCAACCCCGACTTCGACATCATCGACCTGGGCATCGACGACTACCTCGTCAAACCGGTGACGCGCCAGGAGGTCCGCGACACGGTCGACCGACTGCTCACAATCCAGGAGTACAACGAGCGGGTGCAGGAACTCACCGCGAAGAAGCTCAAGCGCAACGTCCTAGAGGTCGAACAGCCGGCAGGTAACCTTCAAAACAGCGAGGAGTTCGCCCGACTCACCGACGAAATCGAGGTCCTCGAACGCGAGGTCGAGCACATCGCGGCGGACCTCGACGCCGAGGACCTCGACCGCTCCCTCTAA
- a CDS encoding multiprotein bridging factor aMBF1 gives MVQCEMCGKEVSDPNRVKIEGAELDVCSDCTDFGTEVKTQDTSSTSTKYSTSSSSGTSSSSSSSSSSGSSSSGGGRRSDMFDDMEELAQDYDDRIRNARESANLSQEDLAKDLNLKASLIRKLEHGDTLPSDDVQRKLEKKLGIDLSAGGSADETEWEGGSSTGEYTLGDVVERKD, from the coding sequence ATGGTTCAGTGTGAGATGTGCGGGAAAGAGGTCTCCGACCCGAACCGCGTGAAGATCGAGGGCGCGGAACTCGACGTGTGTAGCGACTGTACCGACTTCGGGACGGAGGTGAAGACCCAGGACACCTCCAGCACGTCCACGAAGTACTCGACGAGCAGTTCCAGCGGGACGAGTTCGTCCAGTTCGAGTTCGTCGTCTTCGGGGTCGAGTTCGTCCGGTGGGGGCCGGCGCAGCGACATGTTCGACGACATGGAGGAACTCGCGCAGGACTACGACGACCGGATTCGGAACGCACGGGAGTCGGCGAACCTGAGTCAGGAGGACCTCGCGAAGGACCTCAACCTCAAGGCGAGTCTCATCCGCAAGCTGGAACACGGCGACACGCTCCCGAGCGACGACGTCCAGCGGAAACTGGAGAAGAAACTCGGTATCGACCTCTCGGCCGGCGGCAGCGCCGACGAGACGGAGTGGGAAGGCGGCTCCTCGACGGGCGAGTACACGCTCGGCGACGTCGTCGAACGGAAGGATTAG
- a CDS encoding CDP-alcohol phosphatidyltransferase family protein produces MTLDRLRPLADRLLAPFVAGAARVGLTPNGVSVLAFALAVAAGGCFYVAGGDPVWYLPGAFLVFLNGWLDLLDGALARRLSVESRAGDLLDHVLDRYADIVIILGLAGGIGDWLLGAAAVTGVLMTSYLGTQAQAVDLDRVYGGALGRADRLALVGGVGVVAPFVTGSLGPWTLVGWLLVVFAAVGHLTALQRFYHAMAALS; encoded by the coding sequence ATGACGCTGGACAGGCTCCGGCCGCTGGCCGACCGGTTGCTCGCGCCCTTCGTCGCCGGTGCCGCTCGGGTGGGACTGACACCGAACGGCGTGAGCGTCCTCGCGTTCGCCCTGGCCGTCGCGGCCGGTGGGTGTTTCTACGTCGCCGGCGGCGACCCGGTGTGGTACCTCCCGGGCGCGTTCCTCGTCTTCTTGAACGGCTGGCTGGACCTGCTCGACGGCGCGCTTGCCCGGCGACTCTCGGTCGAATCCCGCGCGGGCGACCTGCTCGACCACGTCCTCGACCGGTACGCTGACATCGTCATCATCCTCGGACTGGCGGGCGGCATCGGCGACTGGCTGCTCGGTGCTGCCGCCGTGACCGGCGTGTTGATGACCTCCTACCTCGGGACGCAGGCACAGGCGGTCGACCTCGACAGGGTCTACGGCGGGGCGCTCGGGCGGGCCGACCGCCTCGCGCTGGTCGGTGGCGTCGGCGTCGTCGCCCCCTTCGTCACCGGGTCGCTCGGGCCGTGGACCCTGGTCGGGTGGCTGCTGGTCGTCTTCGCCGCCGTGGGACACCTGACCGCGCTCCAGCGGTTCTACCACGCCATGGCGGCGCTGTCCTGA
- a CDS encoding adenylate kinase family protein, which yields MRVAVTGTPGTGKTTATDRLSTSLDVVHLNEVIKREELTTGRDEERDTLVTDVEAVAEWLDGREDVLFESHLAHHFDADRVVVLRAHPETIEDRLAERGESQRSVAENAESEALDVILAEAVDRHGEERVYEIETTDLTPDETAAAIQSVIDGERDPSAGEVSYVDYL from the coding sequence ATGCGCGTCGCGGTCACCGGGACGCCGGGCACCGGCAAGACCACGGCCACCGATCGGCTCTCGACGTCGCTCGACGTCGTCCATCTCAACGAGGTCATCAAGCGGGAGGAACTGACGACCGGCCGCGACGAGGAGCGGGACACGCTCGTGACCGACGTCGAGGCGGTCGCGGAGTGGCTCGACGGCCGCGAGGACGTCCTCTTCGAGTCGCACCTCGCGCACCACTTCGACGCCGACCGGGTCGTGGTTCTGCGGGCACATCCCGAGACAATCGAGGACCGACTGGCCGAACGCGGGGAGTCACAGCGTTCGGTCGCCGAGAACGCCGAGAGCGAGGCGCTGGACGTCATCCTGGCCGAGGCCGTCGACCGCCACGGCGAGGAGCGAGTCTACGAGATAGAGACGACGGACCTGACGCCTGACGAGACGGCAGCGGCAATCCAGTCGGTCATCGACGGGGAGCGGGACCCCAGCGCCGGGGAGGTATCGTACGTCGACTACCTATGA
- the hisC gene encoding histidinol-phosphate transaminase, which yields MDPRDLSAHTPYRAGRGVEEVARERGLDPDTLVKLSSNENPFGPSPAAVEAIRAAAPTVHTYPKAEHTDLSARLADDWNVALEQVWLSPGGDGVLDYLARAFLDPGDSVLVPEPGFAYYPMSARYRDATVDSYPLHKSEDFAQTPANVLDSYDGHRIVYVTTPHNPTGSEMALSDIETVAAETADETLVLVDEAYAEFTDAPNAHGLVDDREDVAILRTFSKAYGLAGLRLGYALVPEAWADAYERVNTPFAVNSLACRAGLAALDDEEHVERTVETARWAREYMHDHLDAPTWESGGNFVLAEVGDGEAVTDAAMDEGVIVRDCSSFGLPECVRITCGTREGTERAVGVLNEVVD from the coding sequence ATGGACCCACGGGACCTCTCAGCCCACACGCCCTACCGCGCGGGCCGCGGCGTCGAAGAAGTCGCCCGCGAGCGGGGGCTGGACCCCGACACTCTCGTCAAGCTCTCGTCGAACGAGAACCCATTCGGCCCGAGCCCCGCCGCCGTCGAGGCCATCCGGGCCGCCGCGCCGACCGTCCACACCTACCCGAAAGCCGAGCATACCGACCTCTCGGCCCGTCTCGCAGACGACTGGAACGTCGCCCTCGAACAGGTCTGGCTCTCCCCCGGCGGCGACGGCGTCCTCGACTACCTCGCCCGCGCGTTCCTCGACCCCGGCGACAGCGTCCTCGTTCCCGAACCCGGCTTCGCCTACTACCCGATGAGCGCCCGCTACCGGGACGCGACCGTCGACAGCTACCCCCTCCACAAGTCCGAGGACTTCGCGCAGACGCCCGCGAACGTCCTCGACAGCTACGACGGCCACCGCATCGTCTACGTGACCACGCCGCACAACCCGACGGGCTCCGAGATGGCGCTTTCCGACATCGAGACGGTCGCGGCGGAGACCGCGGATGAGACGCTCGTCCTCGTCGACGAGGCCTACGCCGAGTTCACCGACGCGCCGAACGCGCACGGACTCGTCGACGACCGCGAGGACGTCGCCATCCTCCGGACGTTCTCGAAAGCGTACGGACTGGCCGGACTCCGGCTCGGATACGCGCTCGTCCCGGAGGCGTGGGCCGACGCCTACGAGCGCGTGAACACGCCCTTCGCCGTGAACTCGCTGGCCTGCCGGGCCGGCCTGGCCGCGCTGGACGACGAGGAACACGTCGAACGAACGGTCGAGACGGCCCGCTGGGCGCGGGAGTACATGCACGACCACCTCGACGCGCCGACCTGGGAGAGCGGCGGCAATTTCGTCCTCGCGGAGGTCGGCGACGGCGAGGCGGTCACCGACGCCGCGATGGACGAGGGCGTCATCGTCCGGGACTGTTCGTCCTTCGGCCTGCCGGAGTGCGTCCGCATCACCTGCGGCACCCGAGAGGGCACCGAGCGCGCCGTGGGTGTCCTCAACGAGGTGGTCGACTGA
- a CDS encoding CBS domain-containing protein, translating to MPVSDVARTGVMTAHRDQSAGNLATVMREENVGSVVIVDDDRPVGIVTDRDLVLEVLEPRAEPEDVSAGDIMTSAMATVYEDDGIFAAIETMLEHSVRRMPVVDTDGAMSGIVTLDDFVVMLADELDNLADVVEAESPPY from the coding sequence ATGCCAGTCTCAGACGTCGCTCGAACTGGAGTAATGACCGCGCACCGCGACCAGTCCGCCGGGAACCTGGCGACCGTGATGCGTGAGGAGAACGTCGGGAGCGTCGTCATCGTCGACGACGACCGCCCGGTCGGTATCGTCACAGACAGGGACCTGGTGCTGGAGGTGCTCGAACCGCGGGCGGAACCCGAGGACGTGAGCGCCGGCGACATCATGACCTCGGCGATGGCAACGGTCTACGAGGACGACGGCATCTTCGCGGCCATCGAAACGATGCTCGAACACTCCGTGCGACGGATGCCGGTCGTCGATACCGACGGCGCGATGAGCGGCATCGTGACACTGGACGACTTCGTGGTCATGCTGGCCGACGAACTCGACAACCTGGCCGACGTCGTCGAGGCCGAATCACCGCCGTACTGA
- a CDS encoding tubulin/FtsZ family protein, with translation MKIALIGFGNAGSKVADEIFRYEQETGRSLSRYVVAINSARSDLAKLDEIPTDKQILIGQTDERVKGHGVGSDPELGAEVTRRDLQELERALDGVPVYDIDAFLLVAGLGGGTGSGGAPVLADRISEMFDEPVYGLGVLPSKDEGGRASFNAARSLQSFVDATNNLLLFDNDAWRGHQDTVEAGYERMNKEIAARIGTLLAAGNIDESEVSENVMDASDVRRTLDTGGISTVAYAETDLESETRQSQGLLGRFRGNGTGQETDTAKKISGLVRQAVQSRLTCPATVSSAERSLIVISGPPGEFSRKGLESARRWVEQQTASIEVLAGDDPRASANHVSAVVVLSNVTDVSRVDQLQEQAVDAADNIEDQASTREEDIERLIRDDEGRLDPL, from the coding sequence ATGAAAATCGCTCTCATCGGGTTCGGGAACGCCGGAAGCAAGGTAGCAGACGAGATCTTCCGGTACGAGCAGGAGACGGGCCGGAGCCTCTCCAGATACGTGGTCGCGATAAACTCGGCCAGGTCGGACCTGGCGAAACTCGACGAGATACCCACAGACAAGCAGATTCTCATCGGTCAGACGGACGAGCGGGTCAAGGGGCACGGGGTCGGGAGCGACCCGGAACTCGGGGCGGAGGTGACACGGCGGGACCTCCAGGAACTGGAGCGCGCACTCGACGGCGTTCCCGTCTACGACATCGACGCCTTCCTCCTCGTGGCGGGGCTGGGCGGCGGGACCGGTAGCGGCGGCGCACCCGTACTCGCCGACCGCATCAGCGAGATGTTCGACGAGCCAGTGTACGGACTGGGCGTACTCCCGAGCAAGGACGAGGGCGGCAGGGCCTCCTTCAACGCCGCCCGCTCGCTGCAGTCGTTCGTCGACGCGACGAACAACCTCCTCCTGTTCGACAACGACGCCTGGCGGGGCCACCAGGACACCGTCGAGGCGGGCTACGAGCGGATGAACAAGGAGATTGCGGCCCGCATCGGAACGCTGCTCGCAGCCGGCAACATCGACGAGTCCGAAGTCTCGGAGAACGTCATGGACGCCAGCGACGTGCGACGGACGCTCGACACGGGCGGCATCAGCACCGTCGCGTACGCCGAGACGGACCTCGAATCGGAGACGCGCCAGTCCCAGGGCCTCCTCGGCCGGTTCCGCGGCAACGGGACGGGCCAGGAGACCGACACCGCGAAGAAGATTAGTGGCCTCGTCCGCCAGGCCGTCCAGTCCCGGCTGACCTGCCCGGCGACAGTCTCCTCGGCCGAGCGCTCGCTCATCGTCATCTCCGGTCCCCCCGGCGAGTTCTCCAGGAAGGGCCTGGAGAGTGCCCGCCGCTGGGTCGAACAGCAGACGGCCAGCATCGAGGTGCTGGCCGGGGACGACCCCAGGGCCTCGGCGAACCACGTCTCGGCCGTCGTGGTTCTCTCGAACGTCACCGACGTGTCCCGCGTGGACCAGCTACAGGAGCAGGCAGTCGACGCGGCGGACAACATCGAGGACCAGGCCTCGACGCGCGAGGAGGACATCGAGCGCCTCATCAGGGACGACGAGGGACGTCTGGACCCGCTGTAA
- a CDS encoding AsnC family transcriptional regulator, with amino-acid sequence MRGLDDTDREILQLLLEDARRPYSEIADSVGLSAPAVSDRVDRLRDIGLIRRFTLDIDRSLLDEGVPVLVTLETVPGAGKRVRDGLADVESVEYVFRTVDDRVVVTATAPDGAVGELVADAVDVTDVRDYEVSLLTEADWSPQVSGARLAPACAECGNTVTAEGETVTLDGDTYHFCCENCREQFVDAYEQLSEGA; translated from the coding sequence ATGCGCGGGCTCGACGACACCGACCGCGAGATTCTCCAGTTACTCCTCGAAGACGCCCGCCGGCCCTACAGCGAGATAGCCGACAGCGTGGGCCTGTCCGCGCCGGCCGTCTCCGACCGCGTGGACCGTCTCCGCGACATCGGGCTCATCCGTCGGTTCACACTGGACATCGACCGGTCGCTGCTCGACGAGGGCGTCCCCGTGCTGGTAACGCTGGAAACGGTTCCGGGGGCCGGCAAGCGCGTCCGAGACGGGCTCGCAGACGTCGAGTCGGTCGAGTACGTCTTCCGGACGGTCGACGACCGCGTGGTAGTCACCGCGACGGCCCCGGACGGTGCGGTGGGGGAACTGGTCGCCGACGCAGTCGACGTGACCGACGTCCGCGACTACGAGGTGTCGCTGCTCACCGAGGCCGACTGGTCGCCACAGGTCTCCGGTGCGCGACTCGCCCCGGCCTGCGCCGAGTGCGGCAACACGGTCACGGCCGAGGGCGAGACCGTGACGCTCGACGGCGACACGTATCACTTCTGCTGTGAGAACTGCCGCGAGCAGTTCGTCGACGCGTACGAACAGCTCAGTGAGGGTGCCTGA
- a CDS encoding metal-dependent transcriptional regulator, protein MLSAKMEDYLKAVYELQRQGEAPVSTSSIAETLDVTAPTATSMMETLEERGLVEREKYKGVTLTREGETVALEVVRHHRLLETYLAEQLGYDWTEVHDEADCLEHHISEEFERRVAEVLGDPEVDPHGDPIPTEALDPVAELAGARLSEQAEGDRVVVQRVRDRDPEELAYLEEAGITPGTTLTVEEVAPIEMVTVALEDGETVSLPAHVASAIRVSDATATEDASSAV, encoded by the coding sequence ATGCTGAGCGCGAAGATGGAGGACTACCTCAAGGCGGTCTACGAACTCCAGCGCCAGGGGGAGGCCCCGGTGTCCACCTCCAGCATCGCGGAGACGCTGGACGTGACGGCACCGACGGCGACGAGCATGATGGAGACGCTGGAGGAGCGCGGACTGGTCGAGCGCGAGAAGTACAAGGGCGTCACGCTGACGCGGGAGGGCGAGACTGTCGCCCTGGAGGTCGTCCGCCATCATCGCCTGCTGGAGACCTACCTCGCCGAGCAACTGGGCTACGACTGGACGGAGGTCCACGACGAGGCGGACTGTCTGGAGCACCACATCAGCGAGGAGTTCGAGCGCCGCGTCGCCGAGGTGCTGGGTGACCCAGAGGTCGACCCCCACGGCGACCCGATTCCGACGGAGGCGCTGGACCCCGTCGCGGAACTCGCGGGGGCGAGGCTGTCGGAACAGGCCGAAGGGGACCGCGTCGTCGTCCAGCGGGTCCGCGACCGGGACCCCGAGGAACTCGCCTACCTGGAGGAGGCCGGCATCACGCCCGGGACGACCCTCACCGTCGAGGAGGTGGCACCCATCGAGATGGTCACCGTCGCCCTGGAGGACGGCGAGACCGTCTCGCTGCCGGCCCACGTCGCGTCGGCCATCCGCGTCAGCGACGCCACCGCAACCGAGGACGCGAGCAGCGCGGTCTGA
- the cmk gene encoding (d)CMP kinase, whose product MAVRDSQVPMIDTRLLITVSGPPGCGATSLCTRLSEAINCPYVAGGDIFRDLAEERDMSLTQLGAAAQESDEIDRALDQRLRQIAEKWGAVNRPFILESRLAGWLAGERADLRIWLDAPEDVRAERISDREETAAEMRVREVNEAGRYESYYEIDIDEREFYDLQLNTARWSQEGVFQIVRAAIEQYDPEVDEGAFETAPVEIDA is encoded by the coding sequence ATGGCAGTGAGAGACAGCCAGGTTCCGATGATTGACACCCGACTGCTGATTACAGTCTCCGGACCGCCGGGATGCGGGGCGACGTCGCTTTGCACCCGGCTTTCGGAAGCTATCAACTGTCCGTACGTCGCCGGCGGGGACATCTTCCGGGACCTCGCCGAGGAGCGGGACATGAGCCTCACGCAACTCGGCGCGGCCGCCCAGGAGTCCGACGAGATAGACCGGGCCCTGGACCAACGCCTGCGCCAGATTGCCGAGAAGTGGGGGGCCGTGAACCGGCCGTTCATCCTCGAATCGCGCCTGGCGGGCTGGCTCGCCGGCGAGCGGGCGGACCTGCGAATCTGGCTGGACGCGCCCGAAGACGTACGGGCGGAGCGCATCAGCGACCGCGAGGAGACCGCGGCGGAGATGCGCGTCCGCGAGGTCAACGAGGCCGGCCGCTACGAGTCCTACTACGAAATCGACATCGACGAACGGGAGTTCTACGACCTGCAACTGAACACCGCCCGCTGGAGCCAGGAGGGAGTCTTCCAGATTGTGCGGGCGGCAATCGAACAGTACGACCCGGAAGTCGACGAGGGTGCCTTCGAGACCGCCCCAGTCGAGATAGACGCCTGA
- a CDS encoding peroxidase-related enzyme (This protein belongs to a clade of uncharacterized proteins related to peroxidases such as the alkylhydroperoxidase AhpD.): protein MAEEPMTRFPVPDLEDMPADVRERIEAETERSGFTPNVFTAFAYRPGQFRAFFDYYDALVEESPLAREELEMVVVAVSGANDCLYCVVAHGALLRIYADDPHLAEQLATNHRTANISDAHRAMCDVAVKLTEDPAAVGESDIERLRDHGFSMEEIWDIGSTAALFNLSNRMAHFADMRPNEEFYELGR from the coding sequence ATGGCAGAGGAACCGATGACGCGCTTTCCCGTGCCCGACCTGGAGGACATGCCGGCGGATGTCCGGGAGCGCATCGAAGCGGAGACGGAGCGGTCGGGGTTCACGCCCAACGTGTTCACGGCCTTCGCGTACCGCCCCGGCCAGTTCCGGGCCTTCTTCGACTACTACGACGCGCTCGTCGAGGAGTCGCCGCTGGCCCGCGAGGAACTGGAGATGGTCGTCGTGGCCGTCAGTGGCGCGAACGACTGCCTCTACTGCGTCGTCGCTCACGGGGCACTGCTGCGCATCTACGCCGACGACCCCCACCTGGCCGAGCAACTGGCGACCAACCACCGGACGGCGAATATCAGCGACGCCCACCGGGCGATGTGCGACGTCGCGGTGAAACTGACGGAGGACCCTGCCGCAGTCGGTGAGTCGGACATCGAGCGGTTGCGCGACCACGGCTTCTCGATGGAGGAGATATGGGACATCGGCTCGACCGCGGCGCTGTTCAATCTCTCGAACCGGATGGCCCACTTCGCGGACATGCGGCCGAACGAGGAGTTCTACGAGTTGGGACGGTAA